The region TTTATTAAAACTTTAATACCTTCATCTAGATGAAAAGATACTTTCCATTACATCTCCTTTCTGGACCGCCTTCAGATAACAACACAAAACTCAACGATTGTGTGCTGTGATCTTAATTTCTTGAATTAATGCCCCACGAATAATTAGTCAGCTGTCAAAGGCTTCTAGTTGCTGTTCGCTCTTTCTACACCCTTACACCCAACACCCGCATTCGCTACCGTCTTTGAAGAAACTTTTTAATTAGAGCGCGCACATTGTCCTCCGcacgtccaccaccaccaccaccaactttATCCGCCATTTCGGGAAAGCAAATCAATGCCAAGTATCATCCAGAAATGGCGATGCCCATCAGGTCGCACGGGCACGGCTGGATGgacaaattaaaagcaaaacttTTGTCACCACCAATCGAAGCCGATTGGCATCGATCCACTCCGTTGGCCCCCGACCAGGCCCGAGGAGATAGGCGAGGAGCTCATAATTCGGTCATAATGGTGGAACAGCGAATGGGCAGAAGCTACGAGGAGCAGCACGAACCAACAATTTATCGCTTTTGTGACAcacattgtgctgctgctgctgctgctggtgcgggtgTTACCAAGGACTTTTGGatgcttcttctcgttcttgCACTCGCTCTGCCTCTTTTGTGCTCTCTGCCAATACTAGAACACCGAATGTCCTAGGGAATCGAATAAAATCAATCGTCTCCGAGATGGTATCGCAACGGGGAGAGAAACGCAATCGTGTTTGTCAGTCTGTCAATTCTTCTTtcttaattttctttctttctcccagcagcaccgttttCGCACCGTATCGTACCCCGAAAGCATGCCAAATGGGGGACAGTGAGGACTACGCAGGAGAGAAGGGATCCGAAGCTTCTCGCAGCTCCTTTGCGGCAAACGCGGAGGATAAATAATGTGTATACCACCCAGAAACAGTGGCCAGGCGGTAAGAAGCTCTCGAGGCAGGAGAAAtcaaacggaaagaaaacaagGAACAGGataggaagaaggaagaagcttGAAGTAATGGGCCCTCAAGCAAGACCATATGAGACTCGAGATGGGATGGGGCTGTTCGGTCGAACTACCGGTGGCAACCCaaatgatgttggtggtggtggtggtggtactttCGCAAAGGCTTTCGCTTGAGCCTTCGCATCTTTGTAtgagtgtgttggtgttctGTGCATTTCCGTGGCTTAATGCGGTGCGGATTGAAAAGTAGGTCAATTGGGGAGGGAGTAAGGGTACGATCCCTGAGGCACGAGTTTTACATAGTAGCGGGCAGGAATATCATCAGCAAAGGTGGAGAGAAGGATGGCGGCAACGTtggggatcgatcgattacatAAAAAGCTCTTCGTGCCGTACGAGATACGGAAGGCTGCGTGGAGGAAAGAGGCGTGCTGCTTTCCCTcgaccacacaaacacagagtcAACCAACTCGGCAACGGTTGATGCTTTCAGAGAGGCTTGGCCACCGAAGGCTCGTTCATTCGCATTTTCTTCGGAACGGAAGGAGGCCAAAGCTGCTTCCCGAACCCACACACAGGCGCTATAGTTTTCCCGCATTTGATGGTGTTCGGTTGCGCAATATGCCTCATCTCACTAACACAGACTCTTAGAACTCGGGAATTGGGACTTCGGGGAGAGTAGAAGGTGGCCGTTCGGGTGCGGAACTGCGGTAAGTACGCGTGCGCCCGCGCAACTCCAGGGCGGTGGATCGTGAccgattttcatttcgaaaaacttttttggaaaaccaGAACATCCGGCTGGCCAGAACGTGCATGTACGATAGGTGGGATGCTAGCTGGTGGTCGTGTAGCGCGAataacgcacacactcgcacaccgagagagggagggaggaaaaattaaaatttattgatCGACCATCGCACTGCAATAGTGTCACTCACCCCCGTCCTCCTTTGACACTCTTGTACCTCATATTTGTCGCTGGAAATGGaacgagccttttttttttcttcctctagCTCGgtcgtgtgttggtgtgtaagAATCCTCGAGTGACGACAAGAACTTTCTTCTTAAGttttctcactcgctctctcacaACTGGGAGGGGCTTTGGGGCGGCAGACGGGAGCAGCTTGCGGAATGGTAACGAAATGACATTAGAAAACTTGATTATGTACTCGCGGCCGAGACCGGTGGCTTCTTGGTGAATTTTTCATCAGCttgttgttttattaaaatttactGCCCTATTGTATGCCGTTACAGAGCCGGTCGATAGGCCGGTTGGATGGGAGAGGTCCGGCCGAAAGCTTCATGTCAAATGGAGACGcccgaaatggaggcgcccaaaaaATGTATCCTTCGAGAGCCGCTGCGATAGATGGGCGAGGTGAGGCGTTTCGAGATTCAGAGATTGTAGATTAAAGCTAACACATTGCCGCAGGGCGCACTGTGAGGCGAGTGAGCGTGACGGGACGGGATGCCGCGGTTCCTGCCGCTGTCCGCTTGGGAGAATAATTATGTTTATCGTTTTCCATCCAGCAATTCTCTCTCGGTTTTCTTTCCGAAGTGAATCGCAATTCAATTAGGGCACCAGTACTGACGTTGGTAAACACTTGTAACGAAACGGTCCGGGGAAGTTGCTGACTTCAGCTGTACGAAGAGGAAAAATGATTGAGACGTTGAAGTTTGTGAAGTGTAAtgtagacaaaaaaaaacggggttTAGATACGGGGTAAACTCCTATTTAGGCACAGATAATATATGATTTATTGTCGTCTAAGGTTCATATATacaatttattcaaatgaaatatttttttccggTACACGAACACATTGCGTTACGTTGCGCACTGCGTTGCGTTCCGCATTGCGTACATTGCAAAAACCTACGAAAGCTTACGCACTTCAGTAAAGCTCCCGGTTAAAGCTTTTTCGAACTTCACAAACTTTTTCACTGTGGgatcgaaaaataaataaaattatattatTTTGGCACTATGGTAAAGACATTTTAGGTAACAATTTAGTGCTATGTACGGGGAGAGTCCTTTAAGAATCCTTTTTTTACATCAATCGAAGCAGAAATAACAATGctatttatttttgaaaatcgcCGCCAGGATCCGACTGTCAATATCCTGACAAAATTGAACAAATCTCGTTTCGTCTTGGATTCGTTGGCTACCGATTCATAAAATATATCTATAATAAAATTAGATTTCTATACCAATgtcaaaacttttttttgttataataAACATACTGCTCGCCGGTCCTTATACatgttaaaaatataaaagaaggtATGTTTGGTTGTTCGTATGTTTGTTGATAGCGATTGCGTCAAACGTTCTGATTGAAAGAGAAAGCGCTGAAATGAAAGATTGATAAAGTGAtcggacgagagagagagatagaattTGTGATCGACTGTTATAAGATCTTCAAATTCTCTTGAGCTCAGCATAATACCCAAGAGCGTATTCATAAAGAATTCTTTGGACTCCAGAAAAGCGAGAATGAGCCGACGAACACTGCTAAGAACGTGATAAGTAGACGTAATCTTTTCCAAACAACAGATCAAGTTGGTGCGACATTAGCAACAGATTCAAAATGAGTACAAACCAGTTTCTTTCATCGAGCACTAATTTTAATCGCGGAAGAGATAACGACAGTGGCAGTAGcgtaaaaaatgcatttctatCACATTCACTCATTCATTCCTCATACTGGCATCCGAAGTCACTTTCGCCGCATTGTACCATTCTCGGTCATCCTTTGGTCGCCAGCTGGGCCTGGCAAAGCATCGCTTTGCCACACACACTCCTGACTAAAGAACGCGAATATAGCTTTTATCACGagataaaagcaaaacagtaGATACGGTTTAGAGCCTACCATATTTTGTTATGCATGCATTTCTTTCAACACATGCTATTCGTAAACTGTGAAAATAAAGAATAATTGCGATGAATTCTTATTTTGGTTTCAACTAAAAACGAGTCCTGATTCGTCGAACcaattttcgaaaaaaaattaagactTTGATACTCGAATGACACTTGTAACTGTCAATTATTATGGATAAGTTCGAAGGACGAATCCTTGGATTCTCAGGACATAATTGAATCTTCTCGATTGTCGATTTCGTATGGCCGATTGGTTCGTGAGTAGAAAAACCAACTGTTGCAAAATCCACAGCTAATAGTTAAGCAAAATTGCCTGCCGTCGGTCGGACGACATCGGCATCCACAGGATAATAAATTGGTATAAAATGGACCGTGGCCACAGACAAATATATTGGGCTGGAGCTCTCATTTCCTAATGCGAATCATCAATCCGTTTTAAATTAGCTTCTTTATACCGTTTTATTAGCAAACTTATGCTAAAATGCTATGCTATTAATTAGCAACTAATACCAAAAAATGGCTTCGTCCATCGACGCCTGataataaaattgttaaagGACCtgcattaattattcatcatttCCAATTAGTCGTATGTTTCAAAAGATTCCTTCAAAAGATTTCCAAGTAAACGaataatcatttttcaaaactaTCAAACAGTcagtttgcttttgctttgccaATTTATATTGATAATTTCTAATAATATTAAGTAGCATTCGTTCAAAAATTGTTATAGTGTGGACGCGGGTTTATAGATTTTGTGTCTTTCTCTTGGAAAAACTACCTAACCAGAATCTAGATTAAACCTGGATTTGTAACATTGTACAGCCAATTTTCAGTTATAgataatttttattattaattccATTCGTCGTTCTCATTCTTCGGTACAGATAGTTTTCGGTACAGAGCAACCGTAGTTGATTGCGGTGCGTCTTAGAAAATCGTTAGAATAGGAAAGGAGATTCTTTGTTCGAGATTCGCGTCCAGGAGAGCAGCTTAACGAACGTATAAGCTACCAAATCATTCCGAGTGGTACATGTGGTTGTACCGGTCTGGTCAATGCCATGATGATTCCGTTTGCCATTATTGACCGCGGCTTACCGATGGTAACTGCCGATGAATGCTTTGCAGCGAGGACACTTATGGATCGTATCACGGCACGAGTTGCAGCAGTACGGTAGGCAGATACAGGGCCAGCAGAAAAataaacacaacagcagcgcgTAGATGTGCGTTCGCGTGTTCGCACGATGCTCGATCGTCGTGCGCACCAATGCCTGGCAGTGTGGGCAGATGAGCTGCGTCTGTTCTGGTCCGACGGCAGGTGCTACAACGATTGTGGCTGGTAGAGGTAACGGTGAAGTGAAAAGGGAAAGTTGATGAGGCGAAACCGGCGGAAAGTGAAACACTAGAACTTCTTACCCATATTGCAGTAgagcgttggttggttgttcggAATAACAGCAGCGTCGTGTAGGTCCGTCCGATCAGCGCTCTTTTCATCAACTGACGCCGGCTGACGCCTTTCCGTGGCCATTCTATACACGAGATGAGTAATACGccgtgtttgctgctggagtgtGTCTCGCCACCAAGGCAATCTGTGAGCAGCGTGTTCGTGGTGGTCGGCTGGAACTAGCGAGTATGCGTGAAAACCCAACCGTTTGAAGACCGACGCAAACGCACCAGAAATGGTTCCGAGTCTATAGtcaggagcgagagagagagagagagagaatccgTCCGTCGGTGTGAGCGAagatgcaaacaaaaacaaaatattctaCTCTGAATTCTGAACGCCGCACGGTTTATCCAGCACGACGCAACCTCGTGGGCTGGAGACTCTGGATTTTTAATGCGAGAGAATTGCGCTGATGGAAACAATTTCTAGCTGTCTAAGCAGAGCAGCGTTCTTAAGCAATTAACACATTAAATACAGTGTAATGGTCAGGTCAAACCTTTAAAAGGCAGAGTGCAGACCACACACCAAAGATGACAAAGAGGCGGTACTGGTATTccaattggaattggaatgaTACTCCAATTGTAGTTTGGATGGATTTCTATTCTTGGGATTGAATTTCGGCGGACTCTGCGTATAAGCATGGTGAAGATGGCATCAATGTTTCTCCCTTACCAAAGCGTGGTTGCATCTGTGTTCGTGTGACGCTTCATATGCAGCACTTCGGGTACGTGAAGCAGCATTTGTCACGTACATTGCATGGCTCGATGATCGTCAGCATAACAAGCAGGTTTATTATCAAACGGCCGAAGTGGATTGATTATTGTTAGTCATACCAAGCGATTAATATAGTGACTCAAGGCATCACCAAATTGATGCgttgaatattttaaatgatttccGTTGGTTATAAATTACACATTCCTATATTATAGGAAACACCATAAGCAACATCACAGACACTAAGCGAACCTGCATTGCGCTAATGTGAAGCTATTCCTATCAACTGATCAATAGGAAGAAGAAGTTTCAAGGTGCTGATATCTCGATTGAGGTAAGTGATTTCAGCGGAGATTTTGTGGGACAGCCATTCAACCTCATGCTAGCTTGTTTGTAGTATGACCGCAGATAAGAGGGTTTGCTCTCGCCAATATCTCGCGGTGTTTGTTGGGGGGCAGATAAAACAAGCAAATACATTCCGCTGTGATGTGCCGTAGGTGAGGAAAGCAATGAGTACAATGCGAATGATCTTTGCTCGCATAATGGCCGATTAGATAATAGGCAACCTTACGTAGAAAACAGTAAGAATGGGTTTTATAAATATTATAAATTTATTGTTGAAGAAGTGTTAATAATTTCCCTAGTCTATGTCAAATATGTCTCTGCTCTGCCCTTAACCTCTGACAAAATGgatcttcaaaaaaaaaccttaacATAAGCTTCCACTAGCTGGAGATTGATGAACAAATTAGGAAGTATTCTGCTTGGTGATGCACCTACCAAGAGCCAACTAGTCGCTAGTTTTTGTAAGAACCGATGAAGGTATTGCAGTTGGGGCAGTAGTGATTGGCGTTACGGCAGGAGTTGCAGCAGTACGGCAGACAGAGGCAGGGCCAGCAAAAGATCCACAACAGAAAGGCACAGGCGTGCGTGGATGTGGTCGATTGGTGCTTCACCTTCGTGCGTACCGTTGCGTGACACGTTGGGCAGGTGATCGTCATCGGGTCCGGCCCGACCTGGGGATTCGTCACGATCACGGTAGCTATGGGGGGAGGTGGATGGTAAGTGTACGGTTAGCCATTGACGTGGGGTCTCCGGTTGGCGCGAGAATGAAGTCGCGAAGTTAGTAAACACTTACTCATTGCTCACGGGTAGCGGAATGTACGGTGTGTTCGTTGAAAATGTTGTACTACGACTAGCTAGCTCCATTGCTGGGCCGGTCTAGTTATATGCCCTAGAATGCGAGGCAGCCATTTCGTGTGTGCACCCCAAGAGGGTTGAGCAATATTttctttggttggttttcaTTTATTAATGGTTCAGTTCGAGTTTAGTTAAGGCTTgatgttgattgattggttcTGTTAACTGGTTTTTAAGGATTTTCCGTATTATTTTCAGTGTAATTCAGTGAGGCCGTAGACTATACACAAACGATTTCAAAGATATTTGTGACAtatagaaaatggaaacatttataaatttacataattgtttctTTTATATATTAAACGAGTGAAATGTTTAACAAGAGACGCATACTTTTCTATCCGCGATCCGCAAATCGTACTCGTATGACAATCGACAATCTGATAACCCACACTAGAGTGCACATAATGATTCATCGATGGCTGCCCTAGCCTGCTACAGCCCTAGTACAACAGTATGACTTGATAAGAGCTATCAAAAGTACCAAAACGCACCAATACCTACAAGGTAAGATGGCCATCGGAGGCCAAACATGAACAAAAAATTTCCACCATTATTAGGATAATGCGACGCTAGTAGCATTAGTCACGTATGGCCCGCCagtggttctgcggtgaatcaGTGGCCTGATAAGATGAACAGGAAGTTTAATCATTTGCTAACAGTGGAGAAGAGTAGACAATAAGATAAGGCCTAGAAGTTATCCGGTTTAATTGTTGTCGACACATCGCTTCTCAGAAATATAGAACGCTGTAGACAATCGAGATGCAATATGTTTCGTAATGCAAAAAGGGATCATCACAAATACCTCCCAGTTAGATAATTCACTCGAGTAGCATTATGTGGCAGTGAATTGTTTAAGAGGTGCTTCATCTGCTTGGGATAGGAAAATGATGGACTAGAAGTATTGCTTTGTTTCGCGGCTGCCGGTGTTTACGGACGTGGAAATGCCATTGACACATTTAAGTTTAGAATTGTCATTTTTAAAATACCGCGAGACGTACATAGCTACCGGAAAGTTCGCAAAAGAAAGATTaattcgattgatttgtttaatAATTTGTTTGATATAATCGATATGTTGGAAAACTGAAATGAAAGTATAGAATAAgtgaaatcgaaataaaaatagcgaCTCTGGGCATTACTGTTAGAGCAGAACAAGTGAAACACTAATAAttaatgacaaaaaaaaattaaattgagtaTGGAGCATAAAAACATGACATGTTCTCGACGGAAAAGCATAGTGACAAcgcattgtttcgttttggagGTAGATTATCCTGAATTAATTGGGTACGCAGTGCTTAAATTATGCAGCTAACAACAGGAAAACAATGAATAATGGAGTTACACTACTATCCTTAAGAACATTTCGAATATAATGAAGTATTTTTATTCCTCAAACCAATTTAACTCTCCAAACTTATTTCAATAAAACCGTTCTAAAATTGAGCGATACCAAAATTGCTTTGGATAAAGAGTGCTCAATCAAACGATTGAGAAATCGGTCGCTCCGCTATCGATTTACAATCGCGTTATTACCTTGCTAGAGCCAAAAATTATGCCACTTGTACCGAAACCCCATGGATCGAACGCGAACGGAAAACCGGAACATAGTCATAGGAAGCTTCGCGCCAACCGGCTAGCGCAATCTTATCGCTTCTTATCACAAAATGCATATCGTATGATATAGGGAAGGGGTAGTGATTAGGGGACCGGTCCCAGAGGATGTTCAAATTTCAACCAACCCAACCGACAGGTGAGTTGACGTTCGAAGCCCGCCCAACACAGAGGTACTCCGACGCCGCCCCAGGATCGCCATCGAAGTAGTGGAACGAATAGAGCCAGCCAGAAACCAGCGCCACCAGAGTGACAACGAACCATGGGTGAGTAGGGGAGTTGTCGTTGTCACTGCGCCACGCACTTGCCCAGCCGCATTTCCGCATTTCGACTAACTTCCGGCAATCCGGAGCACAGATCCTCCTTCCTATGAACAGATCGATCGTCCGGTGCCGGGGGCCTacccacagcagcaaccggcctCGTTGCGTAAGTGCCTTCTGCCAGCAGCTCGAGTCGAGTAGTGTGGTGCCGCCTCGCTTGGCATGTTCTGTAAATCGTTGTTgttcctttcgttccgttccgttccgttcccgttgTCCTTAGTAGTACACCATCCATCCTCCATAGAGCTGCGTGTGTCTAAACCAAAAGGGGAACGACTTCACTCAtcattctttcgtttctttccatgtttttctttcctctttggCAGAAACGACGGTGATCGTGACAAGTCCACAGGTTGGTCCAGATCCGACGACCATCATTTGTCCGTCGTGCCGGGCGACGGTTGTGACACGGTTGGAGtacgaaaccaccaccaagacgCACCTGTGTGCCGGTTTACTGTGTTTGTTCCTGTGCTGGCCCTGTGCCTTTGTGCCATACTGTTCGACGGCGTGTCGCGATGCGAACCATTACTGCCCCAACTGTGGATCTTTCATCGGATCTTATCGGAAGTAGAAATCATTCCTCCCCACGGCACCCTTTGTCAAGTGCTTGTGCGAACTGATGTGCCTGACGGACCGTCGATTCCCGATTGGAGAAGCCTCCTGGTTGCGAAACGGGctaaaaatcaattcaaataCCGTGGTGTGTAATGTGGTGGTTGATAAGATATCGTGAATCAACTGCGGCGGGAGCACGAATCGACAGACGTTAGCTGTTTTCGGAATTTCCGATAAATTTCCCATTCGAAAGCCCAAAATGCAGCCGGAGCTCTACGGTGGGTTGAATGCGTCAAATGCGTGTTAGGTTAATGTGAGTTTACGGTGTTATCGTGTGTTAAATCGAGATAAATAAACCATTATACTTATTCACACACCTTCGTTCATGTGATTTGTTTACGCaaagttctgtttttttatcgTAGCATTGAAATATGTTACATTAGGTGAACCCACGGGAAATTGTCAAAATAACAAACATATCAGTATAAGATTAATTTTCTGACAGCATCAAACAGGTAGATAGAAGATACATTCCATTGCAGAGTAGACGAAGCAAAAACATTCTACTCGCTCTATGTATTGGTTATTGTAACAAGTGTTGGAACAACAGTTTGCAAAAAGGCACTAATGCTTGGTAAAAGCATATTCGTTTATCAGCTTAATGTAGAAAAGGGAGATCGATCACGTTCAATTAACTCATTCCGGAAGCAATTCATGAATCATATTCTTTTGATTATGCCTATGAATCGTTAAAATAGGTATTCACTCCGAGATGAAGAAATTCCTGCGATACACCAACAAAGTGTGAATGGTGCATTGTTTAATTATGACTGCTGATGATTCTTGAGGCTAAATCATGTGCACTGATTTAATTGTCTATTCGATGCCACATCGGGCGACCGATCTTCATCTTCTAAAGATCTTTCTCTCCAATTAACGTCAGTTGGTCAGAATTAGTATTGGCAGATAGATAGTATTGGATGTACTGATGTCCTAGAGAACTATTGTGGTGTCTTTTTGGTAGTGGTATATGCTTATGATGCTTGAGAAAACGCAATAATATCTTCCGTAGGTATCTCTCTGGGTAATACGTTCCACCAAAAGGAATTGTACATATCTCAAATTCTCTTTTTTCCTGTAGGTTTCTTGGTAGGTAATGCTTTGTTCTGAGACATACTGCTCGTTGATTTTATATTCAACTAAAACTACATTAATACAGTCATATACTTGCTAAGAATTGTATGTTACAAAAACTACCAAAAACGACTCAGTGAAGCATgcttttcgctgtttttccaTGTCAATACGACACCGTTTCTTTGTTCTGGTGCTCGTGAAACACACTTGTGGTTCAGCTTgttcataaaattttatgcGATAGTGAGGGGCCCAAGGTCGCCACATGCTGAAAGAATGCAGAACTGTCGTCGAATTCGAGAGAACAGAGCCGAGTGTTAAGTTATAGCCCATTCAACGATCTCGTTCTCGTCATTTGATCTCTCAAATTTCGACCAGCTCTGGAAGGTTCTCTCGATTTCAAAACTTGTCGAAATCCATTGAGAATAAATACAAAAGATTGTTCCAAACAGGCTAAACATCTTCTCCGTTTGTTTGGATTCAATTTAAATCGTCTCACATAATCTCTCCCATGTGTTTCATTCTTCGTGCGAGCATGCGTGCGACTTCCACTTCACAGTCCAATAACCTGTCTGAGCCACTCgagaatggaaaatatttaGATTATATTTAGCTGCTGATTCAAATTTCTTTCCAAGAATGGTAAACCATTTTTTGCTTACTCAGTTTGGGTAGCGATCGTTATTCCTCAACAAGCGACCTGATCCGCCCTAGCGATCTTAATATTATTCAATCTGCTCCTCCCTTCCCCATTTTCTCATCTTCATCGCGTCCATCACGTCCAACATATTTTCAAATCAAAGACGATTCGCAGACGCGTGGTAAGCAAACAGAAACGCAGTTGGTTCCGGGGAGAGtggtaaatatttttattatgtaATTATGTACGCTTGACGAAATCGATAGTTATGGTCTTTCACTAAAGAATAATTACAACAGTCAATGCCATAGCGTactgacacacacatacgtacgatcacacatgcacaccattCAATCCGTTCATTTCGTCATCTCTTTTGCATACACAGAgctacacagacacactcactaCACCATACGATTTATCGCACTTTCTTCCGAAACTTAAAACGGTACTTGATCGCACTTTGCCGCAACGACGGTCGACGTCGGTGACTGCTGTGGGCAAACAGGGCGGTTAGGATTACATCACAATCAACCAGGAATGGCGTGGTCACCGGATGCAACCGTACCAAACCCAATGGTGTCTCGTGGCGGGCGCTGCTTAACCGTGGTAGGTACCGATGTATGCACCACAGTTGGGGCAATAATGGTTGGCGCTCTTGCATGAATCGACCACATATGGAATCCAGAAGCATGGCCAACATCTGTTAggaatagaaagaaaagagaaatataTTTCATTTCTGTAGTTTTCCGTACAATTTGTGGTCTAGGACATCTCTTGCTTAATCTGTCTGGAACAGACGAAGCTCCATCTTATTAAAAGGTCATGAGTTCATCGACTTGGATCGATATCTATTTGGAATGTTAACATCAACA is a window of Anopheles aquasalis chromosome 2, idAnoAquaMG_Q_19, whole genome shotgun sequence DNA encoding:
- the LOC126571836 gene encoding lipopolysaccharide-induced tumor necrosis factor-alpha factor-like — its product is MATERRQPASVDEKSADRTDLHDAAVIPNNQPTLYCNMATIVVAPAVGPEQTQLICPHCQALVRTTIEHRANTRTHIYALLLCLFFCWPCICLPYCCNSCRDTIHKCPRCKAFIGSYHR
- the LOC126571841 gene encoding lipopolysaccharide-induced tumor necrosis factor-alpha factor homolog — translated: MTTVIVTNPQVGPDPMTITCPTCHATVRTKVKHQSTTSTHACAFLLWIFCWPCLCLPYCCNSCRNANHYCPNCNTFIGSYKN
- the LOC126571838 gene encoding lipopolysaccharide-induced tumor necrosis factor-alpha factor homolog, which translates into the protein MDPPSYEQIDRPVPGAYPQQQPASLQTTVIVTSPQVGPDPTTIICPSCRATVVTRLEYETTTKTHLCAGLLCLFLCWPCAFVPYCSTACRDANHYCPNCGSFIGSYRK